A segment of the Candidatus Eisenbacteria bacterium genome:
ATCGGGCCCCTTCGAATGGGCCGATGTGACCGACCCGGCGCGGATGAAGGAAGTCATCGGCAAGTACAAGATCGACACGATCATCAACATGGCGGCGATCCTCTCGGCCGTGGGAGAGAAGAACCCACAGCTATGCTGGGAGATCAACGTCACTGGACTGATCAACACGCTCGAGCTCGCCCGCGAGCTGGAGCTCACACAGGTTCTCTGTCCCAGCTCGATGGCGGTCTTTGGCGCGGGGTGCCCCAGCGTGAACACGCCGAACGACACGGTGCTCAAGCCGGCCACCATGTACGGGGTCACCAAGGTCACGGGCGAGCTGCTGTGCGACTACTACGTCAAGCGCTTCGGCGTCGACGCGAGGGGGCTGAGGTATCCGGGCATCATCTCGGCCGAGACCCTTCCGGGCGGCGGCACGACCGACTACGCCGTGGAGATCTACTACAAGGCGATCGAGGAGAAGAAGTACACATGCTTCCTGCGCGAGGATACGCGGCTGCCGATGATGTACATGCCCGACTGCATCAAGGCGACGATGGATCTCATGGAGGCGGACTTCGGATCGCTCAAGCACCATGGCGACTTCAACGTCACGGCGATGAGCTTCTCCGCGGGGGAGCTGGCTGCGTCGATCCGCAGGCACATCCCCGACTTCCAGGTCGCCTATGCGCCGGACTTCCGCCAGCAGATCGCCGACTCCTGGCCGCAGTCCCTCGATGACTCCGCCGCGAGGGAGGAGTGGGGCTGGAAGCCGAGCTTCGATCTCGAGGCAATGACGACCGACATGCTTTCGAAGCTCCGCAAGAGGCACGCCGAGGGGAAGCTCTATAACTAGCGGCTCTCGGATGCGCCTGATCGGACCCGACAAGAGAGCGGGCGCGCCGCGCGTGCGCCGGGGGAATGCCCGCTTCGCCCGCCAAGTCGGAAATCTTAAGGGAATAGTGGACGCGCGTCAGACAAGCCCTTAGACTCCCGCCCGACATGCCCGAAACCAGACATCCTGCATTGTCGCCGGCGCTGGCCTGCGCCGTGGCAATCGCCTTCATCTGCTGTCTTTCAGGCGCCGCGGCTGCAGCGAATGATGCCGCGCACGTCGTCCTGTATATGGAGGTCCCCACTGATTCCGTCGAGATCGGCGGATATTTCACGACGCGTCTCTTGTTGTCAGCCGGCGGCGGCTCTCCCCGGAAGCTCGAGCTTCGCCTGGATTACGATCGGGCGGTTCTGCGATTCGAGGGAGCGTCAATCGATCCCAGGATGCAGCTATGCCCGGATTGCCAGGCGGACGCTCGGGACACCGCGCAAGGCACCCTGTACATACGCGGGGTCGTGACGGGGAGTCCCGAGACGTGGAACGGGCCGCCCGTTCTGTTGGAGATGCGCTGGCTCTCGCTGGGTGCTCTGAGCGGACCCAGGCGCGCAGGCCGGGGGCTCGCCCTGATGGCGATGGAGATCAGTTCGAGCGACGGGAGACCTGTGGAGGTCTTCGCTCTCAGCAGGAGTGTTCCTCTCAAGAAGCGTGGAACTCCTGAAGCCGAGGAGACCGACCCGATGATTCCCATCGTGACGGGCGGCCCCAATCCGTTCAGCGCCACCACCAGCCTCTCCTATGAGCTGCGGCAGCCTGCCGAGGTGACGCTCGAGATCTTCGATCTGGGGGGTCGACTGATGCGACGCCTCATGAGCCCTCCGGCAGTCTCGGGTCCCCAGCGTCTCACCTGGGACGGGAGGGATGATGAAGGCAATGCCGTTGCCGCCGGCGTCTACGGCTACCGGCTGGGGATAGGCAGCCGATTCTACTCCTCTAAACTGACAGTTCTGAGATGAGACGCCTGCATGCTCGCTGCAGGCGCCTCCAAGATAGGCGTCGCTCGGGGGCGGCAATCCCATGAGGGCCCTGCCGCTCGGGATGGACGCCTAGTTTCGCTTCCTTCGCAGCCCCGCCGCGGCCAGCAGCCCCGTTCCGAGAAGGAGGAGAGTGGCCGGTTCGGGGATCGGCTCCACCAGCGCCGCAGGAACCAACACATGATACTTGGTGGATCCGTCGCCGATCGGATCGAGAGGATCGGCGGCCGTGAAACCGGAGTTCCAGGTGGCGTCCACCGTGGGGAAGCCATCGCCCTTCGCATAGAAGTCTCCCCAGGCGGGCATCCAGCGGCTGTCGAACTCGATGGTCGTCACGATCCCTCGAATGCCGCGGTTGAAGAGAATTCCGTGGATGTCGCCCGGCATCCCGTCATTGCCTTCGCCAGGCCCGTGAGTGCCGATGTCGCCGGGCATGAGGAGATAGGGGACGAGGCTGCCTCCGGCATCGTTGACTCGGACGTTTGCGATGTCCCCGGAGGATAGGTCGAGAGATGTCTCGAGGATCAGCCGCTCGGTCTTTCCGGGAGGATGGCTGAGCTCGTATCTATAGGTCCACCACCCAGGCGTGCTCGTCTCGGTCACCCTCCAGCTCAGGGTCGACGCTTGCCCGATTGTCGTCGCCCAGTGCCCCAGGGCGTCAAGGCCCGTGGGATAGGACAAGGATCCGTAGTAGAAGACAGCCTGGCTTGGCATCGGGACAAGCACAAGCCCGACCAGCACAACCATCCAACCAGCTTTCATGTAACGAGATAACATGGCGCACCTCTCGGTCAGCCACTCTTTCTTTGCTGCCCAGGCGGTCCGGCGGGCTGAACCGGCCGTGAAGGGTTTCTGCTTCCTGCGAGTATTATACCCGATGGCGCTGCCGGGTTTCAACCGAACAATTGTCCATGCGATCGACTGTCGATCGCCGATGTCGATTAGAGTCGCTGGATCGCCCGTCGGCCTGTCCAAGGGCCGGGACGTCAGACCGGGACGTCAGATCTGGACAGCCGGAATCGGGACTGCGACCATCCGGCGATGCTCAGCAGGCTCAAGCACGCGAAGCTCGACCGCAACGAGATCGCCGGCTCGCTCGGCGACATGGGGACTTTCCTGCCGCTTCTCGTCGCACTGTCCATCCAGAACGGGATGGACTTCGGCGCGTCGCTCTTCTTCGCCGGGCTCTTCAACATCGTGACAGGCCTCGCGTTTTCCATCCCGATGGCCGTCCAGCCGATGAAGGCGATCGCCGCGATCGCGCTCACCAAGGGTCTCACGGTCCCCGAGATTCTGGCGGCGGGAATCACGGTCAGCGCGGTCATCCTGGCGCTGGGGGTCACTGGCCTGATCGGATGGGTGAGCAGGATCGTGCCGAAGAGCGTTGTGCGCGGACTTCAGCTCGCGCTGGGCCTCTCGCTCCTCATGAAGGGACTCCAGATGGTGGCGGGCACGCGCATCGCGATCGGCCCCGACAGTTATCTCACAGGCGCGCTCTCGGCCCTCATGGTCATGGCGCTCTTCCTCTCGCGCAGGGTGCCGGTGGCCCTCGTCCTCTTCGTCGCCGGTCTGATCCTGGCGGTCGGGAAGGAGCCGGGTGTCCTCGCGTCCCTCCGGATCGTCCCCTGGGTTCCGCGCTGGACGCCCCCAGAGTGGGGTGACTTCGCCTCGGCCTTCTCGAAAGCGGCCCTGCCCCAGATCCCGCTGACAGCGCTCAATTCCGTGGTCGCCGTCTGCGCCCTCTCCTCGGATCTCTTCCCGGAACGGCCGGCGCCCCCGCGGAAGGTGGCGGTCTCGGTCGGCTGCATGAACTTGGTCGCGGCCTGGTTCGGGGGGATGCCGATGTGCCACGGGGCCGGGGGTCTTGCAGGGCAGTATCGTTTCGGAGCGCGGACGAACGGCTCCATCCTCTTTCTCGGCGCGGCGAAGATCGCCGTCGCACTTCTCTTCGGCGCCTCCCTGCTCGCCCTTTGCCGCTCGTTCCCGGCAAGCATCCTCGGCGTGATGCTCGCCGTCAGCGGCACCGAGCTGGCCCTGGTGACGCGAGATCAGACAGAGCGGGCATCCGCGCTGACGATGTTCCTCACCGCGGGCGCATGCCTGTCCCTGGACAACGTGGGGATCGGGTTCC
Coding sequences within it:
- a CDS encoding sulfate transporter; amino-acid sequence: MLSRLKHAKLDRNEIAGSLGDMGTFLPLLVALSIQNGMDFGASLFFAGLFNIVTGLAFSIPMAVQPMKAIAAIALTKGLTVPEILAAGITVSAVILALGVTGLIGWVSRIVPKSVVRGLQLALGLSLLMKGLQMVAGTRIAIGPDSYLTGALSALMVMALFLSRRVPVALVLFVAGLILAVGKEPGVLASLRIVPWVPRWTPPEWGDFASAFSKAALPQIPLTALNSVVAVCALSSDLFPERPAPPRKVAVSVGCMNLVAAWFGGMPMCHGAGGLAGQYRFGARTNGSILFLGAAKIAVALLFGASLLALCRSFPASILGVMLAVSGTELALVTRDQTERASALTMFLTAGACLSLDNVGIGFLIGLALALCLALGRRLTTGTS
- a CDS encoding PEP-CTERM sorting domain-containing protein — translated: MLSRYMKAGWMVVLVGLVLVPMPSQAVFYYGSLSYPTGLDALGHWATTIGQASTLSWRVTETSTPGWWTYRYELSHPPGKTERLILETSLDLSSGDIANVRVNDAGGSLVPYLLMPGDIGTHGPGEGNDGMPGDIHGILFNRGIRGIVTTIEFDSRWMPAWGDFYAKGDGFPTVDATWNSGFTAADPLDPIGDGSTKYHVLVPAALVEPIPEPATLLLLGTGLLAAAGLRRKRN
- a CDS encoding NAD-dependent epimerase/dehydratase family protein produces the protein MARILVTGSVGQIGSELTLALRERYGAESVVACGRKTQPSKALLESGPFEWADVTDPARMKEVIGKYKIDTIINMAAILSAVGEKNPQLCWEINVTGLINTLELARELELTQVLCPSSMAVFGAGCPSVNTPNDTVLKPATMYGVTKVTGELLCDYYVKRFGVDARGLRYPGIISAETLPGGGTTDYAVEIYYKAIEEKKYTCFLREDTRLPMMYMPDCIKATMDLMEADFGSLKHHGDFNVTAMSFSAGELAASIRRHIPDFQVAYAPDFRQQIADSWPQSLDDSAAREEWGWKPSFDLEAMTTDMLSKLRKRHAEGKLYN